The DNA window ttgagtgattgagtgtgctcatacatgcatatgagtagttatgcGTATctagagttgagactaggatatgaagagatttggctgaggctagggcagctgggtatgctggagccggcgctaccgtggtggtagactggcaggtgagtgctaccgtggaggtaggctcgagttaaTATGCTGAGGGATgattgctgccctggtgaatcAAAAGGACCGaattgttttgacatctcatctagcttactttagtacgaccacaggttccgttatgggccggacttagcctaatcccactggttagcctgacggtcgcagggatggttcacgggtataaACCATTAGGGTCAGGGCCCGAAGGTTTATGCGGCcaggctggggcgtgaccacggctgggtgtcggctatgtcggttgtccgttcgggcagtcgagcttgtgggtacagtgtacgacctctgcagagtgtagaatccattcgaatggtccgtgtccatggaatggacaggctacggtgtggtcctgagaactagtgagctacctactgtgggttgtaTCGGAAAGAGTTGCATACCAATGGTTGCATTGCTAATGCATTGTGTTTAATGTGCgtcgtgcatgtcattcccctcccgtagggtgaggtggaacttgctgagtacttgtgtactcacccgtttatgacttattgcagaggatcctgatttcgtgcctgaggaaggtgagtagttcgtgccctatacccaaatctggagtggtgccgttgtagtagaagccaccatgtcagatgaagagtttgcccttgcgtttatcaccgctactgttgtattcctagtttatattattgttgtaatcgaacgtattaaataaagctatgtatgactgtggcaccacttgtgtaatgtattttcaccagagactgttttctggtgtttaaatacatgtttacCTCCGGTTGTtaaatacattacacaagtggatgcaaccgctcacgtaggggtcgatgaaacttgccttcgcttacgtatgcgttggcggcggcttcctgctcacggtacgggtcttctggctccggcccgctgtactggccttcgtactccttggcaggctcctcctcgatcactccgtgatctacggcggaaaCAGCACAACCGGTaaacaaacacaagcaaactataagctcaaatggagatgaaaataggaggaatagatagtatatgatttgaggagagtttaggaaaaagagttatgtgaaaaggagttgatatgaaggagatattaggtttacagtattggttggtattcaaatagaatgatttgggttaggtgctcacggcctggtgggtgttttgggcctttattagtattgcggagttaaatggtcggggagctgcctgccatctcaccttggcgcggaacagctcgaggaagagggttaactgttggagcttcatctcgtgagtgagctgggctcgtgagaagtggttcagctagcggagtgaagcggctcggtgtgcttgggctaATGATGGGGTTCGTCACGGCCTTGCTCCATTTATAGGCGAGGGGAGCAGCAGCGGTGTCGCACagggacgggcgacggcgtgggctgcggcagctcgccgtcaactcaaacagtgGCAGCGCTGAAtgcgcgagcgtcgaggcggcaaagccagcgaggacgctgcagcggcgtgggcgaggtggggacgcggaggtgggcggcacggcgcggtgccgacggcagtgcgcggtctcgtcgtggggccggcgtgtcgcgcgtgcgcgagcgagaGCGAGCGCGGGTGGGGACAGCAGGGAGGGGCGTCGGCTTCCTTTATAGACGGGGTGAGGtggttcgcgcggcggaaaaatacCTCAGCCGGCACTGTGTGCGACGACCCCGATTTATGGTgaggtggagcctaccaacagatgagTCACAACTTATATCCTAAGTACTTAAatttaaccaggagactaacacttataaaaacacttaccttattggagcaACAAAGCTACGAAGGAACACATacctttaagtggctagtccagcactCACCCTCCTAGCCTTTCCACAACTTAACTAtcttgctcatgggtggatgcTATGGCAAGGAGAGGGCTCTATTTATAGGTTAAGAGAAGGCATGGTATTAGGATAAGTGTCCCCCCTTCTAGAGAATTCTAAAATTTcctattttcaaaattttacttATTACTAATTCTAGAGCATTCCATAGAAAATatctcactcttgcttagtggagaagaAACTTgagggttgccttgaaaatatcccactcttgcttagtggagaaggaactagagggttgCCTTAAAAATATCCtactcttgcttagtggagaaggaactagagggttgtcttgaaaatatcccactcttaCTTAGTGGATAAGAAACTAGagagttgccttgaaaatatcccactcttgcttagtggatAAGGAACTACagggttgccttgaaaatatcccactcttgcttagtggatAAGGAACTAAAGGGTTGCTTTGAAAATATCTTTCAATGGTAATAAAAATTAGGATGTTACAGCTAGCCCCGCTCCTGCCGCGGAGGCGGcatgtggcggcaccggaccccttcctagggggaggggggtccggaCCCCTCGAGACCGGTCGGAGCGGTCAGGCCCAAGGAGGTCTGGcccccacacgtggcggcccccgacctccctggggagtccggatcCGTGGGGGCCACCCGAGAGCACCCCTGccctcatgggcacgtggagTCCCCGGACCTATAAAGAGCACGGGGACGGTTCGGAGACCATAATCCTAGCTGTTAGGCctgggccgtatgccacgtcacctagaggacgaggaggaggctaCGGATagcgagacgctaagggtctggacatcctagcaggaggtacccctatccgtatgtaccgacagtctAGATCCTATGATATCAGGTAGATTTCAGATTGTGTATAAAAATCCTACCATGAAAATAGAGGCTCGAACCCACGCACTCATGGTCTGAAGCAgaacaaaagaaaaaagatCCCACCGTTCGCTTGCTCCCATCCTAACCTGATAACCCGATAGGCAATAGCAACACGGCAAGAGCCTCCTCCGATCTTCGAAGGTGTGCAAATGGGTGGTGACGCTCAGATGCACCTCTAACCCtttttaatttaaatatttatactatttttttaaaataaaattttatttTGGAGAAATAGtgtaaatatttaaactaaagaATTGGAGGTGCACCAAGGGGTAATAATATACACCCATAGATCTCCAGTTCTCCATAAAATGGTTTTCCGCTGGTATCATGAGAAAATGGTCGACAAACTCCAAGAGTTACATGCGAAAATGATGGGTGGCCTTGCCCAAAAGCAACACGAAAACTTTGGCTATATAACTCCCGAACTGGTCTAGTCGGGTATCTATCTTTGGGCCCGAAACATCTTGGGCTTTTTATGAATTCTCGAGCTGCTTTTACTCAGATTTAACtcattctaattcaaaatatatGATTTTGTCAGATATCGATATATAGTCAATAAGGTAAGCTTTGACTagcacttttaacaaaacatgACATTTTAGTACCACAATTAtgcaaaaaaaatatttttatgcTGAATCTAGCTATATCTACATCCTATTGCTAATTTATAAATTCTTAATATTTCAGTGGTTAATTGAGAATTGTTTGACCGGTAGAAACGCTAAAACAACATACATCTCGAATAAGTAGGAGCATTACCTTTTTCTTCGGTTTTGTAGCCATTGTTGTGGTGTTTTTCACTAGTTATTACTTTTCGTGTTTTTATAGAATTATATGATTGAGAGTATATCTAGAGTTTAAGATGTTTTTCATATTCTTGATGAGTCCTCTCTTCTGCATGAATCACCTTTTAGAAAGTATAGCTCGCTACACCGTCAATAAAATACTATGATAACAAATTGTCACTCCAGTAGACTTAGACCTCGGTAATGTTAGTTCAAACTAAACATGCCTTATATGTGCCGCTAATCGAGCACCAACCAACACCTCTCATTTTTTTTCCTGTCTTTCACATAAATTAACTTCTAAAATCGGAGGAAGATCAGTTCCAGTTGATCATTTTTCAAATCTAAAATACGCAATTTttgctatatatatatagatatattgtttatctaggtgcatagcaaaagtTATATATCCAAATTTACTAAAACTACATACAATTTGTTTAGAAACGAAGTATTTAATATTAAAGACGATGTGAATACACACGAGCAAATTTATTTtttagaaagaaaaaaaaagaaactggATCATGCTTGAACCCGTCTGTACCTGTACAGCGCCTGCTCCAGAGCTGCAGTGTGGCTGAAATTGAAGATTCTGATTTCTGCCGGTGGGAGCGACACCCCGAAACTGACAATTCTAGGATGGAAATTCAGAGGCCACGAACACCAAATCCACAGGAGCACAGCCGGAAAATATCAAAATTTCAgagtccgccgccgccctactccGAGCAATGGAGCTCTCCGTCGTGCCCTCCATCTCCCTctccccgcgccgcgcgcttCCGCTCCCGGGCAGGAGGGCGGTGCGGCGGCCGGCCTTCGCCTGCCGCTGCAGCTGCTCCCCGGACGAGTCGCGCGGGTCCACCAGGCGGTGGTTCGcctccctcctcgccgccgctgcaGGTTCTTGATTGCTCTGCTCTGTTCTGCTCGACGGTTCGCCGGGGTGCGCGTTCTGAACTTCTGATCGTTTCTTGATGTTCCTTGGCGCAGTGGTGGGAGTTGGCGTGGCCGGAGGGGAAGCCGGCGCGGTGTCCACCAGCCGGAGGGCGGTAAGGACCTGGCGACCTTGTACTCTGCTACAGCATTTCTCAAGATGTTGTAAGGATTTGGTTGATCTTGTGAAGTTGGGTTGAGATGTCTGTGTATTGTTTTCGTATGTTTGGTTGATTGAATGGGCAGCTCAGGGCGTCCAAGATTCCGGAGAGCGAGTTCACCACCCTTCCCAACGGCCTCAAGTATGCACTTGCTCCGATTCTACTTCATGTCAGTCTGTTTTTTTTTTAGAGTTTAAGCATTAGCAAGCAAAAGACATGTCGGTCTGATGTTGGGTGGATTTGGTTCTGTTGTGTGTTGTCTCATGTATCAGCATCACTACACATGGGCATGAACTACTGCTTACTGATTTTTTGTTTTGTTGTTTGGTACATGGAAACTAGAATTAGACTGGATACTGTACTGGGCTCAATTTCCTGGTGTGGCATTCCACTGATGATGAAGGGCGCTGATTATTTTTTTTAAATGAGTTCTTCAAAATAGGCCATTTCGCGTGTGAAATTCTTTATTCAGAGTTCAGACACTGTTCTGATCTTTGTTTGACTGAATGCTGAAGCATGCTTTTCTATTGTTTGACTATGGATTAACTTGCCAAATTTCTGACCAGGTACTATGACATCAAGGTAGGAAGTGGGGCTAAAGCTGTTAAAGGATCCCGTGTCGCGGTAAGTAACTAAGTACTGATTCGTGCATCTTGGACCTAGTGTAGCATGATCTAACCGTAATGGATAAATCAGTGCCATATGCActtgtactgcagtatgcaaaTCATAGCTGACACTGACACTGAACAGAATAATCCCAAGGAAAGGAAACGTAAGCCTGAGATCTCTCGGGTCCTGAGACTGGGAACTCTGAATTGTGCTCATTTGTTTACCGACTTGAAGGCTAAATTTCATATCTAGAAGTTATTTCTTTCAGATGTGATTGGTGCTCCTGTTTGAAGCATGCTTACCAGACAATCTCTTGTAGTCTTTTTTTTTGTATCTTGCTCATGTTTTGATAATCATGTGATTCAATTAATGTCTTGCTTGTTAGCATGCTACAAACGGACTACTGAAAAGTGTGCGCTAAACTAAGAGGATTCCAGTTGAACTTTGAATGGTTGTATATATATCAATGTTGTCACACATAACAATAATGAATCATGAACTACTTGCATACGACCTATATGGATGTTTACCAGCTGCATCTTTATTATTACAGATCCATATTTTGTTTCGTATAATGATCGATGCTTATGTTATTGTAGGTACATTATGTAGCCAAGTGGAAGGGCATCACATTCATGACAAGCAGGCAGGGTCTTGGTGTTGGTGGTGGAACGGTACTGCTATGACatcttctgcctctttctccATATGCTACATGTAGTTCTCACATTAGAATGCGTTTTCAACTTATACATGTCAGCCGTTATAGTGAGCTAAATTTTCCTGACATATTATGAAATTGTGGTATTGGTGAAGTTCCTTGCTCAATATATTTGTACTTATGTTTATGATTATTTCAGTGCTTCTTTATTTGCATGAGTTGAGGTTATTGCCATTTTTGGTATACAACAAGTCCTGATTAGTTTTCTGATTTTGATATTTATGGGATGATCATAACTGATAGTCTCAGCTATGATTATTTTATATTCACTGCCTTTTACATGCCCTAAAAGTTATGTGCAGCCATATGGTTTTGATGTTGGCAATTCTGAGAGAGGCAATGTTTTAAAAGGACTGGATCTTGGGGTTGAGGGAATGAAAGTTGGTGGCCAGGTCAGTTAATACCAAGTTTTAATTTTGTTTCGATCTATGATCTATCTTTTCAAATAAATAAATGCATTGAATACCTAGACAAATAGTACAGTGCCGCTGATTCTATAAACTACCAGAATGAGGATAACTAAGTTCTCCCTTCATATAAATCTTTATCAAAGACAATGTTAATGGTATTCCGATAATCTGTTAAACCAAGATAATTGTGCAAGTTACTTGTGGcgcataaaaataaaatattgaATATCTACTTGTGTTTCCAATAAAAGAATAGATGCATGGCAAATGTGGATCTACTTCCTTTACTTCATTCTTTTCAACAAACATATATGAGAATCTTTAATAGCATTGGAAAacataataatggaattgtcaGAGGTTGATCATCGTTCCTCCTGAATTGGCGTATGGAAAGAAAGGTGTCCAAGAAATTCCTCCAAATGCAACCATTGAGGTAAACTGTCTTGTTCCCATGTAATTTACAGAATCTGTCCTTTTTTTTCAGTTGTATGCCCTGGTTCAGTTTTGCCTTATCTCCATCTATTTTTTTTTACGCTCTCTCTTTTCGACAGCTGGATGTTGAGCTACTATCAATCAAGCAGAGTCCATTTGGGTAAGTGTGGTTGACCAGTTGTAACTGACGTTCTATTTTTTTTCTCCAACTGTCACTATAATATAAGTTTCCTTTTTCCAGGACTCCTGTGAAGATCGTCGAAGGATAACTGTGCATAACATTGTAAAGAGAATGGTACATATTTGTGTAGAAAGTAGAGTGTTGCTTCGAAAAAGGCTAGTTTACCAAGATATACTGGTGGTATTGCATTGATAGTGCACTCATGTAAGATTTTGAACTCCATTGAAATATATAATTCGTTTTCCGCTTATATGTGCTGAAAATAAATCATCTATCCCAATTTCTATATTGCCTGTACTGCTTAGAAAAACCATTTTCGTAAATAATTAGGTGGAAACTAAAGTATAGAAGGTTCCTAGCTCGATAGCTATTTGAATAAAAATTAAATTGACGATTTGGGCTTCAATGTGCAGTTTTATGATTGAATTAAGAAAGTACATATGCATTTGTGTAAATACAGAAATAAGAATAGGCAACTAGAGCTGTAAAGCAAAAGCCGAAAGGTAAGGACCTAACTGGGCTGTCTTCATCTAGCACACGCAAACAAAAAGGTGGATTTTACCCATCACGCAAACCTGGCTTATCTGTGGTGAGTTGGTCTACTTTCTGTATAAGCATGTCCCTTTTTCACCTGTTTTATTACTAATTCTATTCTATAATCAGCCATATCCACAAGGAGGGAAGCCTTGACTGGTCGAGAAGGTTCCATGCTGCCAGCAGATGATCCTTGGCAatgtttttcaaaaaaaaagaagaagaagagggaaacCTTTGCATCTTCTGCCTGCAAAGTTTATGCTTTCTTCTCTTAATAATCAAGAAATGGAACAATACTAATCTTGCTCTGAAAGATAAAGATGAGTTCCAAGTTATTTAAAACTCTAGCTGTTAGTCTTTATCTCAGGTATATTTATGTGAAACAAGATAAAATGGTATGGAAGAACCCCAACATATGCATTTGCTTATTCAGAAAAGAACTTTGTGCGTTCTTGACCAAAGATCGCTGTTAACGCAAAATCCACGGATGGTTAAATACCTGAACAAACTTGGCATAGTTTAGCCCTGAAGGCAAAGCAATGTAGGAACAACTTTGGGTTGGCATACATATAGTAGTTAAAAGGTTATTCAACTGAGCCTGAAGGAATGATGAAATCTTTTCAATGGAAAGTAAGAGGGCAGAGTGCATCACGAATCTCCTTCTGAAGATAGTTTTTCCCCTAGCTTTTCCCCTGGCTGGTGCTTTTATCTGTGACCTGATAACAAACAGGGCAAATAGGCACAGTAGTTACACAGACTCATCTGAGAGTTCATTCCAATTGGACCAATCATCCGGTTCAATCTGCAAAGAAGAGGAGCAAGAAGAAATGGAGTCAACTCGTCAGGCATCGCGAAGGTTGGCGCGAACAAAGAGTGCCTGCAGCACTGCAGGTAGGCTTCAGATCAGTGAACTTGCAAGGCAGGCTTCGAATGCCGAAGATGTTATGGTGGTAGAGGCCACTGAAAGTTCTTCAGAAGATACAGCCCACAAGCAGCTCCAGGATGATCAGAGGATGGTCACCGACGAGATTGCAAGCCTGAAGATCATGGTGTCGGCCCTCGAAGACAGAGCTTGCAGCATCGAGTCGCAGTTCCACGAGTACTGCGACATGAAGGAGCAGGAGTCGGCGTACCAGAAGATGCAGATCATGTGCCTGGGCATGAAGCTGGAGCTGCTGGAGTCCCAGAACCAGCGGCTCGAAGCAGCTGCTGCGGAGATCCGGGCAG is part of the Panicum hallii strain FIL2 chromosome 2, PHallii_v3.1, whole genome shotgun sequence genome and encodes:
- the LOC112881490 gene encoding peptidyl-prolyl cis-trans isomerase FKBP16-4, chloroplastic, translated to MELSVVPSISLSPRRALPLPGRRAVRRPAFACRCSCSPDESRGSTRRWFASLLAAAAVVGVGVAGGEAGAVSTSRRALRASKIPESEFTTLPNGLKYYDIKVGSGAKAVKGSRVAVHYVAKWKGITFMTSRQGLGVGGGTPYGFDVGNSERGNVLKGLDLGVEGMKVGGQRLIIVPPELAYGKKGVQEIPPNATIELDVELLSIKQSPFGTPVKIVEG